From a region of the Actinopolymorpha singaporensis genome:
- a CDS encoding phytanoyl-CoA dioxygenase family protein, translating into MTATTAALGSELDRPYEGLPPTATADFARDGFIHLSGVLSPETIAEYEPVVTGEVIRLNTQHLPLAERDTYGKAFLQVTNLWEHNAKVKELVYSRRLAGIAASLLGVHAVRLYHDQALYKEPGGGITPWHADQYYWPLSSDRVCTIWLPLQETPYEMGPLAFARGSHNFSIGRDLAISDESEAKLSELVAAQSFEHVEEPFALGDASFHRGWTFHHAGPNHSTVPRRVMTVIYMDADIRVTEPVNDNQVADRGWMPGTEIGQVPDTARNPLLYDGLRSG; encoded by the coding sequence ATGACTGCTACGACGGCAGCGCTGGGATCCGAGCTCGACAGGCCCTACGAGGGGTTGCCGCCGACGGCCACCGCCGACTTCGCGCGGGACGGCTTCATCCACCTGTCGGGGGTGCTCTCTCCGGAGACCATCGCGGAGTACGAGCCCGTGGTCACCGGCGAGGTGATCCGGCTCAACACCCAGCACCTGCCGCTGGCGGAGCGCGACACCTATGGCAAGGCGTTCCTGCAGGTGACCAACCTGTGGGAACACAACGCGAAGGTCAAGGAGCTGGTCTACTCCCGGCGCCTGGCCGGGATCGCCGCGAGCCTCCTCGGTGTGCACGCGGTCCGGCTCTACCACGACCAGGCCCTCTACAAGGAGCCAGGCGGCGGCATCACGCCGTGGCACGCCGACCAGTACTACTGGCCACTGTCGAGTGACCGGGTGTGCACGATCTGGCTGCCGCTGCAGGAGACGCCGTACGAGATGGGGCCGCTGGCGTTCGCCCGCGGCAGCCACAACTTCTCCATCGGCCGTGATCTGGCGATCAGCGACGAGTCGGAGGCGAAGCTGAGCGAGCTGGTCGCGGCGCAGAGCTTCGAGCACGTGGAGGAGCCCTTCGCGCTCGGCGACGCGAGTTTCCACCGCGGCTGGACGTTCCACCACGCCGGACCGAACCACAGCACCGTTCCGCGCCGGGTGATGACCGTGATCTACATGGATGCCGACATCCGGGTCACCGAGCCGGTCAACGACAACCAGGTTGCCGACCGCGGCTGGATGCCTGGCACCGAGATCGGCCAGGTTCCCGACACCGCGCGCAACCCGCTGCTCTACGACGGCCTGCGGTCCGGCTGA
- a CDS encoding SDR family NAD(P)-dependent oxidoreductase, with protein MAESPSSGGAPTGDSPTVAVVTGAGGGIGGACARALAGSHDTVICVDRDPDRAQETVAAIEQAGGSAVPLAADAAEPAFGEHVAAVAAAAGLVRSAVHALAHEEHVPALDLSLDSVRLSFAIGPLAAFALFRALAVAPTPPPPGAAFTVIGSLHEKHAFARCLGYNAAHGALGQVVRTLAHEWADRRIRVNAVVPGWVATPGEVALYGEEHLARAGKALPFGAMGDVGQVAAAVAFLSSPAAGYISGSFLTVDGALSVSLARLPEGDQS; from the coding sequence ATGGCTGAGTCGCCGTCGTCGGGCGGTGCCCCGACCGGTGACAGCCCGACCGTCGCGGTGGTCACCGGAGCGGGCGGCGGTATCGGTGGCGCCTGCGCCCGCGCCCTCGCCGGGTCCCACGACACGGTGATCTGCGTCGACCGCGACCCCGACCGCGCGCAGGAGACCGTCGCCGCGATCGAGCAGGCCGGCGGCTCGGCGGTGCCGCTCGCGGCCGACGCCGCGGAACCGGCGTTCGGCGAACACGTCGCAGCGGTCGCGGCGGCGGCCGGGCTGGTCCGCTCGGCCGTGCACGCCCTCGCCCACGAGGAACACGTTCCCGCCCTCGACCTCAGCCTGGACTCGGTTCGGCTGAGCTTCGCCATCGGCCCGCTCGCGGCGTTCGCACTGTTCCGTGCCCTCGCGGTAGCTCCCACCCCGCCTCCACCGGGTGCGGCGTTCACCGTGATCGGTTCCCTGCACGAGAAGCACGCGTTCGCCCGCTGCCTCGGCTACAACGCCGCGCACGGTGCGCTCGGCCAGGTGGTGCGTACGCTCGCGCACGAGTGGGCCGACCGGCGGATCCGGGTGAACGCGGTCGTACCTGGCTGGGTCGCCACCCCGGGCGAGGTCGCTCTGTACGGCGAGGAACACCTCGCCCGGGCCGGCAAAGCGTTGCCGTTCGGCGCGATGGGCGACGTCGGCCAGGTCGCTGCGGCCGTGGCGTTCCTGTCCTCGCCCGCCGCCGGCTACATCTCCGGGTCGTTTCTGACCGTGGACGGCGCGTTGTCCGTCTCGCTCGCCAGACTGCCAGAGGGAGACCAGTCATGA
- a CDS encoding MmcQ/YjbR family DNA-binding protein has protein sequence MAPLAWDEMRTFALAMPRAIEDTPWGELVIKIDHPPRRRGNGLVYGPMFLWLSRPQAPTPAVSVKLRASYDQAVTVGAATPTTMSGLGQWGWLTVPLPHADLDLVRDWIDESYRTVAPKKLLAELDPGAGTDQTEGVRHGHR, from the coding sequence ATGGCCCCCCTGGCGTGGGACGAGATGCGGACGTTCGCCCTCGCCATGCCCCGTGCGATCGAGGACACCCCTTGGGGCGAACTCGTGATCAAGATCGATCATCCCCCTCGTCGGAGGGGGAACGGCCTTGTGTACGGGCCGATGTTCTTGTGGCTCAGCCGACCGCAGGCCCCGACGCCGGCTGTGTCGGTGAAGCTCAGGGCCTCCTACGACCAGGCGGTCACCGTTGGCGCAGCGACCCCGACGACGATGAGCGGCCTCGGGCAGTGGGGCTGGTTGACTGTCCCTCTCCCCCATGCGGACCTCGACCTCGTGCGCGACTGGATCGACGAGAGCTACCGCACCGTGGCGCCGAAGAAGCTGCTCGCCGAACTCGATCCCGGTGCCGGGACCGACCAGACCGAGGGAGTCCGCCATGGCCATCGATGA
- a CDS encoding GH39 family glycosyl hydrolase: protein MPVPDFALFDRETVHVDVREQRGPVELWRHTVGVGGINSSPLPPRVVEGAATLRPRLVRIFVQQFFDIYPEHGRFDWSRLDPYLDSLAATGAKLVAAICLKPGPLFDHDDRIDHAAWMPNDVAEWQRVVTALVRRYSVERNLVTHWEIGNETDIGEDGGSPYLIPDPDDYARFYDLTAPAIRAAAPHVKVGGTAACWVTNEPLPGFVKHCRDNDIPLDFVSWHLYADDWTRHAAGVTEGMRLVAGFPEPVPELMVTEWSTSFEAVSVADQADDPRRAALVAASVLAMDEAGPAWSFYYHLWDQACDPQEFSPFFSPEGVAHMMRHWNEVPHRFGLFGERGQVRPQYFLYQLLGRLGDTKVASETSHADLHAYAASGPGTVSVLVSNTSLSRPACRDRILTLRYAGLTPGAKLLTVHRIDEARRWCAGTLTQHPLEERVVVTAEAFEHQILLPAHTVAFATLSERDGIR, encoded by the coding sequence ATGCCGGTACCTGACTTCGCCCTGTTCGACCGGGAGACCGTGCACGTCGACGTCCGCGAGCAACGCGGCCCGGTCGAGCTGTGGCGGCACACCGTCGGGGTGGGCGGCATCAACTCCTCACCGTTGCCTCCCCGCGTGGTCGAAGGCGCGGCAACCTTACGACCGCGGCTGGTGCGGATCTTCGTCCAGCAGTTCTTCGACATCTATCCCGAGCACGGGCGTTTCGACTGGAGCCGGCTGGATCCCTACCTGGACTCCCTCGCCGCCACCGGGGCGAAGCTGGTCGCGGCGATCTGCCTCAAGCCCGGCCCGCTGTTCGACCACGACGACCGGATCGACCACGCGGCGTGGATGCCGAACGACGTGGCCGAGTGGCAGCGGGTCGTCACCGCGTTGGTACGCCGCTACTCCGTCGAGCGAAACCTCGTCACCCACTGGGAGATCGGCAACGAGACCGACATCGGTGAGGACGGCGGGTCGCCGTACCTCATCCCCGACCCGGACGACTACGCGAGGTTCTACGACCTGACCGCGCCGGCAATCCGCGCGGCCGCACCGCACGTCAAGGTCGGCGGCACGGCAGCGTGCTGGGTGACGAACGAACCGCTGCCGGGCTTCGTCAAGCACTGCCGCGACAACGACATTCCGCTCGACTTCGTCTCCTGGCACCTCTATGCCGACGACTGGACACGGCACGCCGCGGGCGTGACCGAGGGAATGCGGCTGGTGGCGGGGTTCCCCGAACCGGTGCCGGAGCTGATGGTCACCGAGTGGAGTACGTCGTTCGAGGCCGTCTCGGTCGCCGACCAGGCCGACGACCCACGCCGGGCAGCTCTGGTGGCGGCGTCGGTCCTCGCGATGGACGAGGCGGGACCGGCCTGGTCGTTCTACTACCACCTCTGGGACCAGGCGTGTGATCCACAGGAGTTCTCGCCGTTCTTCTCCCCGGAGGGTGTCGCGCACATGATGCGGCACTGGAACGAGGTGCCGCACCGGTTCGGCCTGTTCGGTGAACGCGGACAGGTGCGTCCGCAGTACTTCCTCTACCAGCTGCTGGGCAGGCTCGGCGACACCAAGGTGGCGTCCGAGACCTCGCACGCGGACCTGCACGCCTATGCCGCCAGCGGGCCAGGGACGGTGTCGGTGCTGGTGTCGAACACCAGCCTCTCCCGGCCGGCCTGCCGGGACCGGATCCTCACGTTGCGGTACGCCGGGCTGACGCCGGGCGCCAAGCTGCTGACTGTCCACCGGATCGACGAGGCACGGCGCTGGTGTGCCGGCACGCTCACCCAGCACCCGCTGGAGGAACGGGTCGTCGTCACCGCCGAGGCGTTCGAGCACCAGATTCTCCTGCCGGCGCACACCGTGGCGTTCGCCACGCTGTCCGAACGAGACGGGATCCGGTAG
- a CDS encoding dihydrodipicolinate synthase family protein → MTGAEVSGVVCVVQTPFDEQGGIDSATFVRQVEWLFGNGADGVAIGMVSEVLRLSTNERDELATLLCGAASGRGSAVVSVGAESTHTAVRHARHAAAVGADAVMATPPALSRAGDRELFDYFLAIADAAQVPVIVQDASGYVGSALSIDLQARLHAELPDRVLFKPEAHPIGPKLTQLLDATGGKARVLEGNGGMYLVDSFRRGAIGTMPAGDLVWALVPLWRALSAGDHDRAYRIAGPLTQIVSLQTSLDSFVAIEKYLLVRQGVFRSAAVRGPVAGGVDERMYAEIDRLVDLLRAAVDHG, encoded by the coding sequence ATGACCGGGGCCGAGGTGAGCGGAGTCGTGTGTGTGGTGCAGACGCCGTTCGACGAGCAAGGCGGTATTGACAGCGCCACGTTCGTACGCCAGGTGGAGTGGCTGTTCGGCAACGGCGCGGACGGTGTGGCGATCGGGATGGTGTCGGAGGTGCTCCGGCTGTCCACGAACGAGCGGGACGAACTCGCGACGCTGCTGTGTGGCGCGGCGTCCGGGCGGGGGTCCGCCGTGGTCAGCGTGGGTGCGGAGTCCACCCACACCGCCGTACGACACGCGCGGCACGCGGCCGCAGTCGGCGCGGACGCGGTGATGGCCACGCCGCCCGCGCTGAGCCGGGCGGGTGACCGGGAACTGTTCGACTACTTCCTCGCGATCGCCGACGCCGCGCAGGTGCCGGTGATCGTTCAGGACGCCAGCGGGTACGTCGGGTCAGCGCTGTCGATCGACCTGCAGGCCAGGCTGCACGCCGAACTCCCGGACCGGGTGCTGTTCAAACCGGAGGCCCATCCGATCGGGCCCAAGCTGACCCAACTGCTGGACGCGACCGGGGGGAAGGCACGCGTCCTGGAGGGAAACGGCGGCATGTATCTCGTCGACAGCTTCCGTCGTGGAGCGATCGGCACCATGCCGGCCGGTGACCTGGTGTGGGCACTGGTCCCGCTGTGGCGGGCTCTCAGCGCCGGGGACCACGACCGGGCCTACCGCATCGCCGGGCCGCTGACCCAGATCGTGTCGCTGCAGACCAGCCTTGACAGCTTCGTCGCCATCGAGAAGTACCTGCTGGTGCGACAGGGAGTCTTCCGCAGCGCGGCGGTGCGGGGACCGGTCGCCGGTGGAGTCGACGAACGCATGTACGCCGAGATCGACCGGCTGGTGGACCTGCTGCGCGCGGCGGTCGACCATGGCTGA
- a CDS encoding phytanoyl-CoA dioxygenase family protein: MRGGRATFDRDGAAYPSGLYDTAQVAEPVEHLEDVGEAELERCRRDGFLPVSRALSPETVRDAVAGLEDLARPNSPADVQYEAWAETLLDTLTPGQRLDVTRKFMSFTAHESRLTAIANDPGILDVVARVLGGAPRMFQDMALLKPPGGGREKPWHQDNAFFHLVPGTPIVGVWVALDAATEDNGCMRVIRGSHRDGPVRHVHLRDLQICDGNVPIDRGVAVPLPPGGLMFFDGLLQHGTPSNDTTTRRRALQFHYTVDEVTSTSAEEYAAVFGMADGDEC, translated from the coding sequence ATGCGCGGGGGAAGGGCGACGTTCGACCGAGACGGTGCGGCGTACCCGAGTGGGCTGTACGACACCGCCCAGGTGGCCGAACCGGTCGAGCACCTGGAGGACGTGGGCGAGGCGGAACTCGAACGCTGCCGGCGGGACGGGTTTCTTCCGGTGAGCCGCGCGCTGTCCCCGGAGACGGTGCGAGATGCCGTTGCCGGCCTGGAAGACCTCGCCCGCCCGAACTCGCCGGCAGACGTGCAGTACGAGGCCTGGGCGGAGACGCTTCTGGACACGCTGACCCCTGGCCAGCGGCTCGACGTGACGCGGAAGTTCATGTCGTTCACGGCACACGAGTCCCGTCTCACCGCGATCGCGAACGATCCCGGCATCCTCGACGTGGTGGCTCGCGTGCTCGGCGGCGCCCCGCGGATGTTCCAGGACATGGCGCTGCTCAAGCCGCCCGGTGGTGGGCGGGAGAAGCCGTGGCACCAGGACAACGCCTTCTTCCACCTGGTGCCCGGTACCCCGATCGTCGGCGTGTGGGTCGCGCTGGACGCGGCCACCGAGGACAACGGCTGCATGCGCGTCATCCGCGGCTCACACCGCGACGGCCCCGTACGCCACGTCCACCTGCGTGATCTGCAGATCTGCGACGGGAACGTGCCGATCGACCGCGGCGTGGCCGTGCCGCTCCCGCCCGGTGGCCTGATGTTCTTCGACGGCCTGCTGCAGCACGGGACGCCGAGCAACGACACGACGACGCGGCGGCGGGCGCTGCAGTTCCACTACACGGTGGACGAGGTGACCTCGACATCCGCCGAGGAGTACGCCGCGGTGTTCGGGATGGCCGACGGCGACGAGTGCTGA
- a CDS encoding penicillin-binding transpeptidase domain-containing protein has translation MDHVTEWDSARHRVRRFRAIVGVVAISLVIFGGVAGAVLLLNTPGRTVERAEEAKQQAAKESVARAERRMKTFTSAWERGKWDVAGQYTDSPGSAASLLASMHRNLAPRPFSIEVGRPTASSSTRSERKSGAKAYVVPFTVRMKVPRVGTYTYESKARIVQTAARDVVHFEPSMVHPALKVGQTLAVARMSTRGSILDRTGDVLAAATLVGEVDANGRGTSGLEKRYDKQLTGSGSGSAYLIAITDRETGRAVRPLRTPDAKLGKDVHTTIDPDVQRAAANALGGVTTPAALVALKPSTGDILAVANEPAGYNRAFIGEYPPGSTFKVITSAALLRAGLSPSDVLECPRYEWVYGWRFTNQNEFVLPEGSTFRDAFAHSCNTAFVGARDKLDDRALARTAAAFGIGGVWDTGASTYDGSVPVNTDVLDRSAAMIGQGRDLASPLVMASVAGTVKNGKFVQPRLVPEAVRHPYQAPESLDPNVVTDLRSMMRSVVTDGAGEALRGLPGRPHAKTGTAEYGNASPRRTHAWMIGYQEDSDLAWAVLLEDGGSGGSDAGPVAAAFLKNLTGKGPS, from the coding sequence GTGGATCACGTGACGGAATGGGACTCGGCGCGACACCGCGTACGGCGGTTCCGGGCCATCGTGGGGGTCGTCGCCATATCGTTGGTGATTTTCGGGGGAGTGGCCGGCGCCGTGCTGCTGCTCAACACCCCCGGCCGAACGGTCGAGCGGGCGGAGGAGGCGAAGCAGCAGGCGGCGAAGGAGTCGGTGGCCCGCGCCGAGCGGCGCATGAAGACCTTCACCAGCGCCTGGGAACGCGGCAAATGGGACGTCGCGGGGCAGTACACCGACAGTCCGGGCAGCGCGGCCTCACTCCTCGCCTCCATGCACCGCAACCTCGCGCCGAGACCGTTCTCGATCGAGGTCGGACGGCCGACTGCGAGCAGTAGCACCAGGAGTGAGCGGAAGAGCGGCGCCAAGGCCTACGTCGTGCCGTTCACCGTACGGATGAAGGTGCCGCGCGTCGGCACCTACACCTACGAGTCGAAGGCGCGCATCGTCCAGACCGCGGCCAGGGACGTGGTTCATTTCGAGCCGTCGATGGTCCACCCCGCGCTGAAGGTGGGGCAGACGCTGGCCGTGGCGAGGATGTCCACCCGCGGATCGATCCTCGACCGTACGGGTGACGTGCTCGCCGCGGCCACGCTCGTCGGCGAGGTCGACGCGAACGGCAGGGGAACCTCCGGACTGGAGAAGCGCTACGACAAGCAGCTCACCGGGTCCGGTTCCGGGTCGGCGTACCTGATCGCGATCACCGACCGGGAGACCGGACGCGCGGTGAGGCCGCTGCGCACCCCTGACGCGAAGCTGGGCAAGGACGTGCACACCACGATCGACCCGGACGTGCAGCGTGCAGCGGCCAACGCGCTCGGAGGGGTCACCACCCCGGCGGCGCTCGTCGCGCTCAAGCCGTCCACCGGAGACATCCTGGCCGTCGCGAACGAGCCGGCTGGGTACAACCGCGCGTTCATCGGGGAGTACCCGCCGGGTTCCACGTTCAAGGTGATCACGTCCGCCGCTCTGCTCAGGGCCGGGCTGAGCCCCTCCGATGTTCTGGAATGCCCCAGATACGAGTGGGTGTACGGGTGGCGCTTCACCAACCAGAACGAGTTCGTGCTGCCCGAGGGGTCGACGTTCCGGGACGCGTTCGCCCACTCCTGCAACACGGCGTTCGTGGGAGCCAGGGACAAGCTCGACGACCGCGCACTCGCCAGGACGGCTGCGGCCTTCGGGATCGGCGGCGTATGGGACACCGGCGCGTCCACGTACGACGGTTCTGTGCCGGTGAACACCGACGTCCTCGACCGGTCGGCGGCGATGATCGGCCAGGGGCGCGACCTCGCGTCTCCGCTGGTGATGGCGTCGGTCGCGGGCACGGTGAAGAACGGCAAGTTCGTCCAGCCGAGACTGGTGCCCGAGGCGGTCCGCCACCCCTACCAGGCGCCGGAGTCCCTCGACCCGAACGTCGTCACCGACCTCCGGTCGATGATGCGCTCGGTGGTCACCGACGGAGCCGGTGAGGCGCTGCGCGGCCTGCCCGGCCGGCCGCACGCCAAGACCGGTACGGCGGAGTACGGCAACGCCTCGCCGCGGAGGACCCATGCGTGGATGATCGGCTACCAGGAGGACAGCGACCTCGCGTGGGCGGTGCTCCTCGAGGACGGTGGGTCCGGGGGCTCCGACGCGGGGCCGGTCGCGGCGGCGTTCCTGAAGAACCTCACCGGCAAGGGACCCTCCTGA
- a CDS encoding phosphotransferase, which yields MAIDERTPGTDATATAASRNAVDILYSMVDPKWVARLVGDEYDVGVPDDCHLLFAGHNDTYEVSVGGRRYAFRLHTRGKWWLRGESDVRFELELLTHLHLHGVPVSWPLPRCDGDLLGTIPAPEGERFYSLFSWAPGAPPGKLTTDQAYVIGRTLATIHVTADLHTPKHPRYHLDEATKLDRPLAELDQAIRSAHPDDAQTIGHYVAEIREHLAAFDPGPTGWGIVHADIQPLNYHFDADGNVTIFDFDMCGYGWRAYDLAYCYTRTGDPQRSAMLDGYQSVRPLSDAEHSMLTTFGRLAWIAHDGRPVARLAQLLRDPYYSGSL from the coding sequence ATGGCCATCGATGAGCGAACACCGGGGACCGACGCCACTGCGACGGCCGCATCCCGTAACGCCGTCGACATTCTCTACTCGATGGTCGACCCGAAGTGGGTGGCACGGTTGGTGGGCGACGAGTACGACGTCGGCGTACCGGACGACTGCCACCTGCTGTTCGCCGGCCACAACGACACCTACGAGGTTTCCGTCGGTGGGCGACGTTACGCGTTTCGCCTGCACACCCGGGGAAAGTGGTGGCTCCGCGGCGAGAGCGACGTCAGGTTCGAACTCGAGCTGCTGACCCACCTCCACCTGCACGGGGTTCCGGTGTCGTGGCCCCTTCCGCGCTGTGACGGCGACCTTCTGGGAACGATCCCAGCCCCGGAGGGCGAGCGGTTCTACTCGCTGTTCTCCTGGGCACCCGGCGCCCCGCCAGGGAAGCTGACCACCGACCAGGCGTACGTCATCGGGCGAACCCTCGCCACCATCCATGTCACCGCCGACCTCCACACGCCGAAACATCCCCGCTACCACCTCGACGAGGCCACCAAACTCGACCGGCCGCTCGCCGAACTGGACCAAGCGATCCGTTCCGCCCACCCAGACGACGCGCAGACCATCGGTCACTACGTCGCCGAGATCCGTGAGCACCTTGCCGCGTTCGATCCTGGGCCGACCGGCTGGGGCATCGTCCACGCCGACATCCAGCCGCTCAACTACCACTTCGACGCGGACGGCAACGTCACGATCTTCGACTTCGACATGTGTGGATACGGATGGCGGGCTTACGACCTCGCCTACTGCTACACGCGTACGGGCGACCCGCAACGCTCGGCAATGCTCGACGGCTACCAGAGCGTACGGCCGCTCAGCGACGCCGAGCACTCGATGCTCACGACGTTCGGTCGGCTCGCCTGGATCGCCCACGACGGACGGCCGGTCGCGCGGCTGGCCCAGCTGCTGCGCGACCCGTACTACTCGGGCTCCTTGTGA
- a CDS encoding VC0807 family protein: protein MHHSAISPRTVVMPPRLRLAMEVARHLAESVLVPLGLFYGIVVAAGFHVALLAAVAWALVAMGVRVVRERRLPAVLLGTTGLSVVQVGVSYAAGSAMVYFLQPTLATYAVAAAFLLTALLDRPLIQRLAHDFCPLPHDVVRSAPLRRLFQRLSVLWGVVLLVNASLTLSLLLTMGTTSMPVATAASVPLFAAGFLLSLLWFRRSLRDGGYRLAWCDPTQAASQGA from the coding sequence GTGCATCACTCCGCCATCAGCCCGCGCACGGTCGTCATGCCTCCCCGGCTGCGACTGGCGATGGAGGTTGCCCGGCATCTGGCCGAGTCGGTGCTCGTCCCGCTCGGACTCTTCTACGGCATCGTCGTCGCCGCGGGTTTCCACGTCGCGCTGTTGGCTGCCGTCGCCTGGGCGCTCGTCGCGATGGGCGTGCGGGTCGTCAGAGAGAGGCGCCTGCCGGCCGTACTCCTCGGCACGACCGGGCTGTCCGTCGTCCAGGTGGGCGTTTCCTACGCCGCCGGGTCGGCGATGGTCTATTTCCTCCAGCCCACCCTGGCGACCTACGCCGTCGCCGCGGCGTTCCTGCTGACGGCGCTGCTGGATCGTCCGCTCATCCAACGGCTCGCCCACGACTTCTGTCCGCTGCCCCACGACGTGGTGCGGTCGGCTCCGCTGCGCAGGCTCTTCCAGCGACTGTCCGTGCTCTGGGGCGTCGTGCTGCTCGTCAACGCCAGCCTGACGCTCAGCCTGCTGCTGACCATGGGCACGACGTCGATGCCGGTGGCCACCGCGGCGTCGGTCCCGCTGTTCGCCGCCGGGTTCCTCCTCTCGCTGCTGTGGTTCCGCCGCTCGCTACGGGACGGCGGCTACCGGCTCGCCTGGTGCGACCCCACGCAGGCCGCGAGCCAGGGGGCATGA
- a CDS encoding PIG-L deacetylase family protein, which translates to MRYACVFAHLDDEMRCLGTLLRLHEQGHEIAFVTLTGGDKGLPFSGPDSHERAVAVREVEIRHVAKAFDASYLCLGREDGFLYDDEPLRHDLIAALRTVDPEVVFTHWTNDYNADHVVTAKAVVDTALWTNLGSFEPHVPANDHVPRIYHVDTGAGYGFEATHFVELTADHVARKAELIRAHASQMDVMRRLRGHDYADEMADSDRVTGARLMVAHAEGFRPCLAERRIPWPSDLPGRSAPAGTA; encoded by the coding sequence ATGAGGTATGCCTGCGTGTTCGCGCATCTCGACGACGAGATGCGCTGCCTCGGAACGCTGTTGCGGCTGCACGAACAAGGCCACGAGATCGCGTTCGTGACCCTCACCGGAGGCGACAAGGGACTACCGTTCTCCGGGCCGGACTCCCACGAGCGGGCCGTCGCAGTGCGAGAGGTCGAGATTCGTCACGTGGCGAAGGCGTTCGACGCGAGCTATCTGTGCCTGGGCCGCGAGGACGGCTTCCTGTACGACGACGAACCGCTGCGGCACGACCTGATCGCGGCGCTGCGTACTGTCGATCCCGAGGTCGTCTTCACCCACTGGACGAACGACTACAACGCCGACCACGTGGTGACCGCGAAAGCCGTGGTTGACACCGCGTTGTGGACCAACCTCGGCTCTTTCGAACCACACGTCCCGGCCAACGACCACGTGCCGCGGATCTACCACGTCGACACCGGCGCGGGATACGGTTTCGAGGCCACCCACTTCGTCGAACTCACCGCCGACCACGTGGCACGGAAGGCCGAACTGATCCGTGCCCACGCCAGCCAGATGGACGTGATGCGCCGCCTTCGCGGCCACGACTACGCCGACGAGATGGCCGACTCCGACCGGGTCACCGGTGCCCGGCTGATGGTCGCGCACGCCGAGGGGTTCCGGCCCTGTCTGGCCGAACGACGAATCCCCTGGCCGTCCGACCTGCCCGGCCGTTCGGCGCCCGCGGGCACGGCATGA
- a CDS encoding mandelate racemase/muconate lactonizing enzyme family protein: MRITDVTPFLLRGTQTYGAHAGETEATDQGDWLLVVRVRTDEGLEGWSDVETMGPVAARVLQGSGMGALGFRTIHEQLLGRDATEVEAIWDELYVATAYYGRRGVAMHCMSAVDNCLWSIRAQAAGVSVAQALGGRRRDRLPAYASTLFRPTPEENAAAARRYLDLGFTGMKFGWGGFGIDPSADRDNLVALRETLGPDRALMIDPGWYVEDGGRPRVRTTAETTAMLETLSDVRPYWVEDIVHPECTEEYAVLAAEFPHLRFAAGEQQATAWELRRLVRDHGIAVVQPDLSRCGGLTVARIVAADARAAGVEIVTHSWLSDLLHAYSLHFLSTLPQARWVEFNVAQSELSAGVVKKSLTLADDGTVAVPDGTGLGVEVDVAFVEAHVVAP; this comes from the coding sequence ATGAGAATCACCGACGTCACTCCGTTCCTGCTAAGGGGAACTCAGACCTACGGCGCCCACGCGGGCGAGACGGAGGCGACCGACCAGGGCGACTGGCTGCTGGTGGTGCGGGTTCGCACCGACGAGGGCCTCGAGGGCTGGTCGGACGTGGAGACCATGGGCCCGGTCGCAGCACGCGTCCTGCAGGGCAGCGGGATGGGCGCGCTCGGCTTCCGTACCATCCACGAACAGCTTCTCGGCCGCGACGCGACGGAGGTGGAGGCGATCTGGGACGAGTTGTACGTCGCCACCGCCTACTACGGGCGGCGTGGTGTCGCCATGCACTGCATGTCGGCGGTCGACAACTGCCTCTGGTCGATTCGGGCGCAGGCTGCCGGAGTGTCGGTCGCGCAGGCGCTCGGTGGCCGGCGGCGCGACCGGTTGCCGGCGTACGCGTCCACCCTGTTCCGGCCGACTCCGGAGGAGAACGCCGCGGCCGCGCGCCGATACCTCGACCTCGGATTCACCGGGATGAAGTTCGGGTGGGGAGGATTCGGGATCGACCCGAGCGCGGACCGGGACAACCTCGTCGCGCTGCGGGAGACGCTCGGGCCCGACCGAGCGTTGATGATCGACCCCGGCTGGTACGTCGAGGACGGCGGACGGCCGCGCGTGCGGACGACGGCGGAGACGACGGCGATGCTGGAGACGTTGAGCGACGTCCGGCCGTACTGGGTCGAGGACATCGTGCATCCGGAGTGCACCGAGGAGTACGCCGTACTGGCGGCCGAGTTCCCACATCTGCGCTTCGCGGCGGGTGAGCAGCAGGCGACGGCCTGGGAGCTACGGCGACTGGTCCGCGACCACGGGATCGCCGTCGTGCAGCCGGACCTGTCCCGGTGCGGTGGGCTCACGGTGGCGCGCATCGTGGCAGCCGACGCCAGGGCGGCCGGAGTGGAGATCGTCACCCACTCCTGGCTGTCGGACCTGCTGCATGCCTACAGCCTGCACTTCCTGTCCACGCTGCCCCAGGCCCGCTGGGTGGAGTTCAACGTCGCGCAGAGTGAGCTCAGCGCCGGCGTCGTCAAGAAGTCATTGACACTGGCCGACGACGGTACGGTCGCGGTGCCCGACGGGACCGGCCTGGGCGTCGAGGTCGATGTGGCATTCGTCGAGGCGCACGTCGTCGCCCCGTAG